In the Desulfatiglans anilini DSM 4660 genome, one interval contains:
- the acsB gene encoding acetyl-CoA decarbonylase/synthase complex subunit alpha/beta: protein MSKLVAFAAIQGAYNIVSKAEGKYKRALETYGGSQKLEFPNTAYFLPIIYSLTGIKVTDLDSAKRPLEFARKLLPPHVKKDCHLPYLGPLLDAGMAALFAEEISEAIRYVEDPGFYQPEVEDPDVENGKIWLGAADDAIMRKRGVEFVDGTAPGFAAIVGAAPDSAMAKKLAEEYQLKSIYVFMAANQNGTTFAEQLIQEGVQIGWNTRLVPFGPDISAAVFALGFANRAGMSFGGIQPGDYKKMLAYQKNRVFAFVNALGEVNAEWAANAAGCVNWGFPTLADTDIPEILPTGVCTYEHVVANVPIEEMSQKSIEVRGLKVTISKIDIPLAYGPAFEGERVRKDDLYLEMGGGKTQCTELVKMAEMNEIEDGHVDVIGPDVTDIKKGDRLPLGIYVQVAGRKMQPDFEPILERQIHHLINYAQGIMHIGQRDISWVRVGQQAVEKGFTIKDIGKILHAKLHQDFGSILDKVAVTLYTKKEDVDKLTERARKEYKLRDDRVEKMTDESVETYYSCTLCQSFAPSHVCMVSPERTGLCGAYNWMDCKASFEINPTGPNQPVEKGECIDPKLGQWKGVNDFVFKASRQAITHYNFYSLVNDPMTTCGCCECIAAVLPGCNGVMTVHRDYTGETPCGMKFTTLAGVMGGGQSSPGFVGHSKYNITQRKFIVGDGGLQRIVWLPKSLKEEIRDRLVKRGEELGIPDLVDRIADETVGITEDEIMPFLKEKDHPALKMEPIVG, encoded by the coding sequence ATGTCTAAGTTAGTAGCATTTGCAGCAATCCAAGGTGCCTACAACATCGTTTCCAAGGCTGAAGGGAAGTATAAGAGGGCCCTGGAGACCTATGGCGGCAGCCAGAAACTCGAGTTTCCCAACACGGCCTACTTCCTGCCGATCATCTACTCCTTGACCGGCATCAAAGTGACCGACCTGGATTCAGCCAAGAGGCCGCTGGAGTTTGCGCGCAAGCTTCTGCCCCCCCACGTGAAGAAGGACTGCCATCTGCCCTACCTCGGACCCCTGCTGGACGCCGGCATGGCCGCCCTGTTCGCCGAGGAGATCTCCGAGGCGATCCGCTATGTCGAAGACCCCGGCTTCTATCAGCCCGAGGTCGAAGACCCGGATGTCGAAAACGGGAAGATCTGGCTTGGGGCTGCGGACGATGCGATCATGCGAAAGCGCGGCGTCGAATTCGTTGATGGAACAGCCCCCGGCTTTGCAGCCATCGTGGGCGCCGCCCCCGATTCGGCGATGGCCAAGAAGCTTGCAGAAGAATATCAGCTCAAGAGCATCTATGTGTTTATGGCGGCCAACCAGAACGGGACTACCTTCGCTGAACAGCTGATCCAGGAAGGCGTCCAGATCGGGTGGAACACCCGTCTGGTTCCGTTTGGTCCGGACATCTCCGCGGCCGTCTTCGCGCTCGGTTTCGCGAACCGCGCCGGGATGTCTTTTGGCGGTATCCAGCCTGGCGACTACAAGAAGATGCTGGCCTATCAGAAGAACCGCGTTTTCGCGTTCGTCAATGCCCTAGGCGAAGTGAATGCGGAGTGGGCCGCCAATGCCGCTGGATGCGTCAACTGGGGCTTCCCCACGCTGGCCGATACGGACATTCCTGAAATCCTCCCGACCGGCGTGTGTACGTACGAGCACGTCGTGGCGAATGTGCCGATCGAAGAGATGAGCCAGAAGTCCATCGAAGTCCGCGGTCTGAAGGTCACGATCTCGAAGATCGACATCCCGCTGGCTTACGGCCCTGCCTTCGAGGGGGAACGCGTCCGGAAGGATGATCTGTACCTCGAGATGGGCGGCGGTAAGACCCAGTGCACCGAGCTCGTCAAGATGGCTGAGATGAACGAGATCGAGGATGGACACGTCGATGTCATCGGGCCCGACGTCACTGACATCAAGAAGGGCGACCGTCTGCCCCTCGGCATTTACGTCCAGGTCGCGGGCCGCAAGATGCAGCCCGATTTCGAGCCCATTCTGGAGCGGCAGATTCACCATCTGATCAACTACGCCCAAGGCATCATGCATATCGGACAGAGGGACATCTCCTGGGTCCGCGTCGGCCAGCAGGCGGTCGAAAAGGGCTTCACCATCAAGGATATCGGCAAGATCCTGCACGCGAAACTGCATCAGGATTTCGGCAGCATCCTCGATAAGGTCGCTGTAACCCTTTATACGAAAAAGGAAGACGTCGACAAACTGACCGAGCGGGCTCGCAAGGAATACAAGCTCCGTGATGACCGCGTCGAGAAGATGACGGACGAGAGTGTCGAGACGTATTACTCCTGCACCCTCTGCCAGTCTTTTGCTCCGAGCCATGTCTGCATGGTCAGCCCCGAACGGACCGGCCTTTGCGGCGCATACAACTGGATGGACTGCAAAGCGTCCTTTGAGATCAACCCTACCGGACCCAACCAGCCTGTCGAGAAGGGCGAATGCATCGACCCGAAACTGGGACAGTGGAAGGGCGTCAACGATTTCGTATTCAAGGCTTCCCGCCAGGCCATCACCCATTACAACTTTTACAGCCTGGTCAATGATCCGATGACGACTTGCGGCTGCTGCGAGTGTATTGCGGCGGTATTGCCCGGCTGCAACGGCGTCATGACGGTGCACCGCGACTACACGGGCGAGACGCCGTGCGGAATGAAATTTACGACCCTCGCTGGTGTCATGGGCGGCGGTCAGTCTTCGCCGGGGTTCGTCGGACATTCCAAGTACAACATCACGCAGCGGAAGTTCATTGTCGGGGACGGCGGACTGCAAAGAATCGTGTGGCTGCCCAAGTCGCTCAAGGAAGAGATTCGCGACCGGCTGGTGAAACGCGGCGAAGAGTTGGGAATTCCCGATCTGGTGGACAGGATTGCGGATGAAACGGTCGGGATCACCGAAGATGAGATCATGCCCTTCCTGAAAGAGAAGGACCATCCGGCATTGAAGATGGAGCCCATCGTCGGCTAG
- the cooS gene encoding anaerobic carbon-monoxide dehydrogenase catalytic subunit, with amino-acid sequence MTTEEVKKAVKKEKAPVRAQDLTVDPASAQMIERAWDLEIETIFDRAQSMKPCNIGVQGTCCKNCAQGPCRLPLPKGGVEGKDTRKGLCGATAETIAARNFARMVAAGAAAHSDHGRGVAETFLAAARKETHDYHIRDTKKLLEIAPDFGVDITVEGENGEVLDRDIDEIAVEVGEAALGQWGQQQGEVCTVKRAPVPRYELWKKLGVVPRGIDREIVEIMHRTHIGVDQHYENIVEQCSRAAIGDGWGGSMIATDLQDVLFGCPYPIKSSANLGILKADHVNIVIHGHEPLLSEMIVQAAELPEMVQLAKEKGAHGIQLGGICCTANEILMRHGVPLCGDFLQQELAIVTGAVDAMVVDVQCIMENIANVAQCFHTKVITTNPRAKIASGDTIHIEFDEHTAFEDAKKIVRTAIENFPNRSKPVIIPDQKSDLVAGFSYEAINYHLGGTFRASYTPLNDNIINGRIRGIGGVVGCNNARTVHNEGHLTVVKELIKHDVIVLTTGCNAIACAKAGLLTPESAKVFCGPGLAEVCETVGIPPVLHMGSCVDNSRILMAAAEVVKAGGLGNDISDLPAAGSAPEWMSEKAISIGHYFVVSGVYTVFGVTLPVSGAPVFENYLYKELEDIYGGMWDLVADPYEHAHKMIAHIDKKRKALGIDKARERVLFDMAARRDLEAA; translated from the coding sequence ATGACGACTGAAGAAGTCAAGAAGGCAGTCAAGAAAGAAAAAGCCCCGGTAAGGGCACAGGACCTGACGGTTGACCCGGCGAGCGCCCAAATGATCGAGAGGGCCTGGGACCTCGAGATCGAGACCATTTTCGACCGCGCCCAGAGCATGAAGCCCTGTAATATCGGGGTTCAGGGGACCTGCTGCAAGAACTGCGCTCAGGGCCCCTGCCGCCTGCCGCTCCCCAAGGGCGGAGTCGAAGGAAAGGACACCCGCAAAGGCCTCTGCGGTGCCACCGCGGAAACGATCGCCGCACGAAATTTCGCCCGGATGGTCGCCGCCGGCGCGGCAGCCCACTCGGACCATGGGCGGGGTGTCGCCGAGACCTTCCTAGCAGCCGCGCGGAAAGAAACGCACGACTATCACATTCGCGATACGAAAAAGCTTCTCGAGATCGCGCCTGACTTCGGGGTCGACATCACCGTAGAGGGCGAGAACGGCGAGGTCCTCGACCGGGACATCGACGAGATCGCCGTGGAAGTCGGCGAGGCCGCCCTCGGCCAGTGGGGCCAGCAGCAGGGTGAGGTTTGTACTGTAAAGCGGGCCCCGGTGCCCCGCTACGAACTGTGGAAGAAACTCGGTGTGGTGCCCCGCGGCATCGACCGGGAAATCGTGGAGATCATGCATCGGACCCACATCGGTGTGGACCAGCATTACGAGAATATCGTCGAGCAGTGCAGCCGGGCCGCCATCGGTGACGGCTGGGGCGGATCCATGATCGCCACGGACCTGCAGGACGTTCTTTTCGGTTGCCCCTATCCAATCAAGAGTTCAGCCAATCTTGGCATTCTGAAAGCAGATCATGTCAACATCGTCATCCACGGGCATGAACCCCTGCTGAGCGAAATGATCGTCCAGGCGGCCGAGCTTCCCGAAATGGTGCAGCTGGCCAAAGAAAAGGGAGCTCATGGCATCCAACTGGGTGGGATATGCTGTACGGCGAATGAGATCCTCATGCGCCACGGCGTTCCGCTTTGCGGCGACTTTCTGCAGCAGGAACTCGCCATCGTGACCGGGGCGGTCGACGCCATGGTCGTGGACGTGCAATGCATCATGGAAAACATCGCCAACGTCGCACAGTGCTTCCACACCAAAGTGATCACGACGAACCCGAGGGCCAAGATCGCTTCCGGTGACACGATTCACATCGAATTCGACGAGCACACCGCTTTTGAGGATGCCAAGAAAATCGTCCGGACAGCCATCGAGAATTTCCCCAATCGGTCGAAGCCGGTCATCATCCCCGACCAAAAATCCGACCTGGTCGCAGGCTTCAGCTACGAGGCGATCAACTACCATCTGGGAGGAACCTTCCGCGCTTCTTATACCCCGTTGAACGACAACATCATCAACGGCCGGATCCGCGGAATCGGTGGTGTCGTCGGTTGCAACAACGCGCGCACCGTTCACAACGAGGGTCACCTGACCGTTGTCAAGGAGCTGATCAAACACGACGTCATCGTTTTGACGACCGGCTGCAATGCCATCGCCTGCGCGAAGGCCGGCCTCCTGACCCCTGAATCCGCCAAGGTGTTCTGTGGTCCGGGTCTTGCCGAAGTCTGCGAGACCGTCGGCATCCCGCCCGTCCTGCACATGGGCTCCTGTGTCGACAACAGCCGCATCCTGATGGCTGCAGCCGAAGTGGTGAAGGCCGGCGGCCTGGGCAACGACATCAGCGACCTCCCGGCAGCCGGCTCTGCACCGGAGTGGATGAGTGAAAAGGCCATCAGCATCGGCCATTATTTCGTGGTATCAGGCGTCTACACGGTCTTTGGCGTGACCCTTCCCGTGAGCGGTGCGCCGGTCTTCGAGAATTACCTCTATAAAGAGCTCGAGGACATCTATGGCGGTATGTGGGACCTGGTCGCCGACCCCTATGAGCACGCCCACAAGATGATCGCTCACATCGACAAGAAACGTAAGGCCCTTGGCATTGACAAGGCCAGGGAGCGTGTCCTCTTTGATATGGCGGCACGCCGTGATTTGGAAGCCGCTTAA
- a CDS encoding acetyl-CoA decarbonylase/synthase complex subunit delta produces MAFEIPKQPYSGKIGVTTVGTGSGALKFGGQDSYPFYTFEGSAPNPPKIAMEIWDYDPSKEWPAAAVEPFKDVIASAEAWAKKCVTEYGADLIVLQLKSTDPNGMDRSPEEAAQVAKKVADAVDVPLVVWGTANNQKDEAVLKKISELCEGKNVALSPIEEGNYKGVGASALGYGQCIVASSPIDVNLAKQLNILLGNLGVSSEKILIDPTTGGLGYGLEYSYSVMERIRMAALTQEDDKLQLPLINNIGNEVWKCKEAGQTIQDAPTLGDPENRAILMESVAAVCYLLAGSDIVILRHPESVRLVRSFIDLTLNGGMAMDVQPIAKKLELQEADLLALSPEPNLELGEGAAPAKEKPAKAAAPEKKEAKPAVEKKETKEAPAAAAPKAAPAAPPAEDKAKAEAEAKAKAEAEAKAKADAEAKAEAKAKADAEAKAKAEAEAKAKAEAEAKKKAEAEAKAADEQKAKEKEELQALRYKRTLEREKAAGERKVSTVTSKTAAKEQPGMVDRMMANIDRIHKRI; encoded by the coding sequence TTGGCCTTTGAAATTCCCAAGCAACCCTACTCAGGAAAGATAGGGGTAACGACCGTTGGAACCGGTTCCGGCGCACTCAAGTTTGGTGGGCAGGATAGCTATCCATTTTACACCTTTGAAGGCAGTGCGCCCAACCCGCCCAAGATCGCCATGGAGATCTGGGACTATGATCCCAGCAAGGAGTGGCCGGCTGCAGCGGTGGAACCGTTTAAGGATGTCATCGCCTCCGCAGAAGCATGGGCAAAAAAGTGCGTTACGGAGTATGGAGCCGACCTGATCGTTCTGCAGCTCAAGAGCACGGACCCGAACGGCATGGACCGCAGTCCGGAAGAGGCCGCACAGGTGGCCAAAAAAGTAGCCGACGCCGTTGACGTGCCTCTGGTAGTCTGGGGAACCGCCAATAATCAGAAGGATGAAGCGGTTCTCAAAAAGATTTCCGAGCTGTGCGAAGGCAAGAATGTTGCGCTTTCGCCCATAGAGGAAGGCAACTACAAGGGAGTGGGGGCAAGCGCTCTCGGATATGGCCAATGCATTGTAGCTTCCTCCCCCATTGACGTGAACCTTGCCAAGCAGCTCAATATTCTTCTGGGCAACCTTGGCGTTTCCAGCGAGAAGATCTTGATCGATCCGACCACCGGTGGTCTCGGGTACGGGCTGGAGTACAGTTATTCAGTCATGGAGCGTATCCGCATGGCGGCTCTGACTCAGGAAGACGATAAGCTCCAGCTGCCCCTGATCAACAACATCGGCAACGAAGTTTGGAAATGCAAAGAAGCCGGGCAGACCATCCAGGACGCCCCCACTTTGGGGGATCCGGAAAACCGTGCGATCCTGATGGAATCGGTCGCTGCTGTCTGCTACCTGCTTGCGGGGTCGGATATTGTTATTCTCCGTCACCCCGAGTCCGTCCGCCTTGTCCGTTCTTTCATCGATCTGACATTGAACGGCGGTATGGCGATGGACGTCCAGCCCATCGCGAAAAAGCTTGAACTGCAGGAAGCCGACCTGCTGGCTTTGTCCCCCGAGCCGAATCTTGAACTCGGTGAAGGCGCAGCCCCTGCAAAAGAAAAGCCCGCGAAGGCGGCGGCGCCGGAAAAGAAGGAAGCGAAACCCGCTGTGGAGAAAAAAGAGACAAAGGAAGCGCCCGCCGCTGCGGCACCGAAGGCCGCGCCTGCAGCGCCCCCTGCCGAAGATAAGGCGAAGGCCGAAGCCGAGGCCAAGGCCAAAGCTGAGGCTGAGGCCAAGGCCAAAGCCGATGCAGAAGCCAAAGCGGAGGCGAAAGCGAAAGCGGACGCAGAAGCCAAAGCGAAGGCTGAGGCGGAAGCCAAGGCGAAGGCTGAAGCCGAGGCAAAGAAAAAGGCCGAGGCCGAAGCCAAAGCCGCTGACGAGCAGAAAGCGAAGGAAAAAGAGGAACTGCAGGCCCTGAGGTACAAGCGGACCTTGGAGCGCGAAAAGGCCGCTGGGGAGCGAAAGGTCAGCACCGTAACCAGCAAGACGGCTGCCAAGGAGCAGCCGGGCATGGTTGACCGCATGATGGCCAATATTGACAGGATTCATAAGCGTATTTAA